A single window of Populus nigra chromosome 17, ddPopNigr1.1, whole genome shotgun sequence DNA harbors:
- the LOC133677081 gene encoding laccase-7-like has protein sequence MSRLLFLFTCALALLASSVASAAIVEHSFYVQNLTVRRLCSEQVVTAVNGSLPGPTLRVREGDTLIVHVFNESPYNLTIHWHGVFQLLSAWADGPSMVTQCPIPPGGKYTYKFELLQQEGTLWWHAHVSFLRATVYGALIIRPRSGHPYPFPKPHREVPILLGEWWNANVVDVENQAEAIGAPPNISDAYTINGLPGDLYNCSQNRMYNLKVKKGKTYLLRIINAALNNQLFFKIANHNMTVVAVDAGYTVPYVTDVVVTGPGQTVDVLLAADQEVGSYFMAANAYASAGPAPPAFPTPPPFDNTTTRGIVVYEGAPTSATPIMPLMPAFNDTPTAHKFFTNITGLAGGPHWVPVPRQIDEHMFVTVGLGLSICPTCLNGTRLSASMNNLSFARPSSLSMLQAFFFNVSGIYTPDFPDTPPVKFDYTNVINAVNPSLLITPKSTSVKVLKYNATVEMVLQNTALLGVENHPIHLHGFNFHVLAQGFGNYDPVNDPKKFNLINPLSRNTINVPVGGWGVIRFTANNPGVWFLHCHLDVHLPFGLATAFVVENGPTPESTLPPPPVDLPQC, from the exons ATGTCGCGTCTTCTGTTTTTGTTCACTTGTGCTTTGGCTCTTCTAGCTTCTTCAGTGGCTTCTGCTGCAATTGTGGAACACTCATTCTat GTGCAAAACCTTACAGTTCGTCGGCTGTGCTCCGAGCAAGTGGTAACTGCAGTGAATGGAAGCTTGCCAGGCCCAACGCTTCGCGTTCGAGAGGGAGACACCCTCATAGTCCATGTTTTTAACGAGTCACCCTACAACCTGACTATTCACTG GCATGGAGTGTTTCAATTACTTAGTGCGTGGGCCGATGGACCTAGTATGGTAACTCAATGTCCAATACCCCCTGGAGGTAAATACACCTACAAATTTGAACTCCTCCAGCAGGAGGGCACGCTATGGTGGCATGCTCATGTCAGTTTTCTCCGAGCAACAGTTTATGGGGCACTTATTATCCGTCCAAGATCTGGTCATCCTTACCCTTTCCCTAAACCCCACAGAGAAGTTCCAATTCTATTAG GAGAGTGGTGGAATGCTAATGTTGTTGATGTCGAAAACCAGGCAGAAGCCATTGGTGCACCACCTAACATTTCGGATGCCTACACCATAAATGGACTCCCTGGGGATCTCTACAATTGCTCTCAAAACA GAATGTACAATCTTAAGGTGAAGAAAGGGAAGACTTATCTCCTCCGAATAATCAACGCTGCCCTCAATAACCAACTCTTTTTCAAGATAGCCAATCATAATATGACAGTCGTTGCTGTCGATGCAGGGTACACGGTACCCTATGTCACGGATGTTGTTGTCACCGGCCCCGGCCAGACCGTGGACGTTCTTCTCGCAGCCGACCAGGAAGTGGGGTCTTATTTCATGGCTGCAAACGCATATGCTAGTGCTGGTCCTGCTCCTCCTGCTTTTCCTACACCTCCACCCTTCGATAATACAACCACAAGAGGAATTGTTGTCTACGAAGGTGCACCCACATCAGCAACTCCGATAATGCCACTAATGCCTGCGTTCAATGACACCCCCACTGCCCACAAGTTCTTCACCAACATTACTGGCCTTGCTGGTGGGCCTCATTGGGTCCCAGTCCCTCGTCAAATTGATGAGCACATGTTTGTGACAGTAGGCTTGGGGCTCTCAATTTGTCCAACATGTTTAAATGGGACGCGACTCTCTGCTAGCATGAACAATTTATCTTTTGCACGCCCTTCAAGTTTGTCAATGTTGCAAGCCTTCTTTTTCAATGTGAGTGGAATCTACACTCCTGACTTCCCTGATACTCCTCCTGTCAAATTTGACTACACTAATGTCATCAACGCCGTAAATCCATCCCTGTTAATCACACCAAAATCAACAAGTGTGAAGGTGTTGAAGTATAACGCTACGGTGGAGATGGTGTTACAGAACACAGCCTTACTTGGTGTGGAGAATCATCCCATACATCTTCACGGTTTCAATTTCCATGTGTTGGCTCAAGGGTTTGGAAATTATGATCCTGTCAACGACCCTAAGAAGTTCAACCTTATCAATCCACTATCACGGAACACTATTAATGTGCCGGTGGGAGGATGGGGAGTCATAAGATTTACAGCCAATAATCCTGGTGTATGGTTCTTGCACTGTCATCTGGATGTGCACTTGCCCTTTGGATTAGCCACCGCTTTCGTGGTTGAGAATGGACCGACCCCGGAATCTACTTTGCCACCACCTCCAGTTGATCTGCCTCAGTGTTAG